The genomic stretch AAGCTAGTACAAAAGAAGTGATAATGCCTACATATCAAGAAAATTTATTTCTAATACCTGCGGACTCCGATTTGGTTGGGGCTCAGATAGAACTTGTTAATGAAATAGCCAGAGAATACAAATTAAAAAAAGCTATAGAAACTGTAAAAAATGACTATGAATATATTATTATAGACTGTCCCCCTACTTTAGGTATACTAACTCTTAATGCTCTAACTGCTGCAGATTCTGTTCTTATACCTATACAATGTGAGTTTTACGCTTTAGACGGAGTAGCTGAACTTAATAACACTATAGCACTTGTAAAAGAAAATCTTAATAAAGAATTAAAAATAGAGGGTGTACTTCTTACTATGTATGATGCTAGAACAAAATTAGCTTCTGATGTAGTAAAAGAGGTTGTAAATTTCTTTAAAGAAAAGACATATAAAACTATGATACCTAGAAATGTGCGTTTAAGTGAAGCTCCTTCATACGGCAAGGCTATAAGTGATTATGATAAGGACTGTGTGGGAGCTAGGAGCTACAGAGAGTTTGCTAAAGAGTTTATTGAAAAATCTAAATAAAA from Brachyspira murdochii DSM 12563 encodes the following:
- a CDS encoding ParA family protein, producing the protein MSKVIAIVNQKGGVGKTTTAVNLSASIAKMGHKTLLIDIDPQANACLGIGITRDKMKKSVYDLLIGEASTKEVIMPTYQENLFLIPADSDLVGAQIELVNEIAREYKLKKAIETVKNDYEYIIIDCPPTLGILTLNALTAADSVLIPIQCEFYALDGVAELNNTIALVKENLNKELKIEGVLLTMYDARTKLASDVVKEVVNFFKEKTYKTMIPRNVRLSEAPSYGKAISDYDKDCVGARSYREFAKEFIEKSK